A region from the Vicia villosa cultivar HV-30 ecotype Madison, WI linkage group LG3, Vvil1.0, whole genome shotgun sequence genome encodes:
- the LOC131660494 gene encoding uncharacterized protein LOC131660494 isoform X2, whose product MEEATVSSPSREKEKDNGTITNSTRQSLKSDSQFNNYQLWKQKLRDNCFKRVRQDRTRLLWKCRLSSSPPASPSQNLHQDQLDIEFRDIVSNEFHKIINRDNDDEDDDLLWDDQSPHTTYEGDDCQEILLEMQRIFYEDLEQQVDTWEDEVDDYLARAVYEHMDLNADNTCRKEIWCPVCKNGELKDTHNLIYCTRCKLQLTKAEELTLDFLRDRLAEVHMEHLDRGCKLKPRFCIKTKFNLTALYIMCEGCQTFEIVI is encoded by the exons ATGGAGGAAGCCACCGTGTCGTCACCATCACGCGAGAAGGAGAAAGATAACGGAACAATCACCAATTCGACGCGCCAATCTTTAAAATCCGATTCTCAATTCAACAATTACCAactctggaaacaaaag TtaagggataattgcttcaaaaGAGTGCGACAAGACAGAACCCGCTTGCTCTGGAAATGTAGGCTCTCCTCCTCGCCACCAGCCTCTCCATCACAAAATCTTCATCAG GATCAGTTGGACATTGAATTCCGCGATATTGTATCCAATGAATTCCATAAAATTATCAATCGCGATAATGACGATGAGGATGATGATCTGTTATGGGACGATCAAAGTCCTCATACCACGTACGAAGGTGATGATTGCCAAGAGATATTGCTTGAAATGCAAAGGATATTTTATGAAGACCTCGAACAACAAG TTGATACTTGGGAAGATGAAGTGGATGATTACTTGGCTCGTGCAGTTTATGAGCATATGGATCTAAATGCAGATAAT ACATGTAGAAAAGAGATTTGGTGCCCTGTTTGTAAGAATGGAGAGCTTAAAGACACTCATAATCTCATATATTGCACTCGTTGTAAACTTCAACTTACCAAAGCTGAAGAG CTTACTTTGGACTTTTTGCGAGACCGGCTTGCTGAAGTCCATATGGAGCATCTTGACAGAGGTTGCAAATTAAAGCCCAGATTTTGTATAAAGACAAAATTTAATTTAACTGCGTTATACATTATGTGTGAAGGTTGTCAAACATTTGAGATTGTAATTTAA
- the LOC131660492 gene encoding uncharacterized protein LOC131660492 isoform X2, with protein MELAQLEALCERLYNSQDSVERAHAENTLKCFSMNTEYISQCQYILDHALTPYALMLASSSLLKQVTEHSLDLKLRLDIWTYLINYLGTRGPELQPFVTASLIQLLCRVTKFGWFDDDRFRDLVKESMNFLSQATPGHYAIGLRILNQLISEMNQANAGLPATKHRRVACSFRDQSLFQIFQISLTSLSQLKNDAISQLQELALSLSLKCLSFDFVGTSVDESSDEFGTVQIPSPWKSVLEDSSTLQLFFDHYAITKPPLSKEALECLVRLASVRRSLFTNDATRSKFLAHLMTGTKVILQTGQGLADHNNYHEFCRLLGRFRVNYQLSELVNVEGYSDWIRLVAEFTLKSLQSWQWASNSVYYLLGLWSRLVASVPYLKGDAPSLLGEYVPKITESFITSRFNSVQAGLPDDLENPLDNAELLQDQLDCLPNLCRFQYESSSLFIINITEPVLQIYTERARLQISDSNDLSVIEDKLAWIVHIAAAILKTKQCNGCSVESQEVLDAEIAARVLQLINVTDSGVHSQRYGEVSKQRLDRAILIFFQHFRKSYIGDQAIHSSKLYARLSELLGLHDHLLLLNMIVGKIATNLKCYIESEEVIDHTLSLFLELATGFMTGKLLMKLDTVKFIIANHTREHFPFLDAKKCSRSRTIFYYTIGWLIFMEDCPVKFKSSMDPLQQVFLNLESTPDSVFRTDAVKYALVGLMRDLRGIAMSTNSRRTYGFLFDWLYPAHMPLILKGISHWTDTPEVTTPLLKFMAEFVLNKSQRLTFDSSSPNGILLFREVSKLIVAYGSRILTFPNAADVYTYKYKGIWICLTILSRALSGNYVNFGVFELYGDRALSDALDAALKMTLSIPMSDILAYRKLTKAYFAFLEVLFYSHLTFILSLDTNTFVHLVGSLESGLKGLDTSISSQCASAVDNLVAFYFNNIKLGENPNLPASVNLARHIAECPTLFPEILKTLFEILLFEDCSNQWSLSRPMLSLILINEKTFSDLKAQILSSQPINRQKQLSLCFDKLMADITEKLDSKNRDRFTQNLTIFRHDFRAK; from the exons AGAGGACCTGAGTTACAGCCGTTTGTGACTGCTTCTCTGATCCAACTTTTGTGTCGAGTAACGAAATTCGGATGGTTTGATGATGATAGATTTCGGGACTTGGTCAAAGAATCAATGAACTTCTTGAGTCAG GCAACACCGGGTCATTATGCCATTGGTTTGAGGATATTGAATCAGCTTATTTCTGAGATGAATCAG GCTAATGCTGGGTTACCTGCAACAAAGCATCGAAGAGTAGCTTGCTCCTTCAGGGATCAATCTCTTTTTCAAATATTTCAGATATCTCTAACATCATTGAGTCAGTTGAAGAATGATG CAATCAGTCAGTTGCAAGAATTGGCACTTTCTCTCTCTTTGAAATGTTTATCATTTGATTTTGTGGGGACATCTGTGGATGAAAGTTCCGATGAGTTTGGCACAGTTCAG ATTCCATCACCCTGGAAATCAGTCTTGGAGGATTCTTCAACGTTACAACTATTTTTTGATCACTATGCCATTACAAAGCCTCCTCTTTCGAAGGAG GCACTGGAGTGCTTAGTGCGACTAGCGTCTGTAAGACGTTCTTTGTTTACAAATGATGCTACCCGGTCCAAGTTTTTGGCCCATTTAATGACAGGAACCAAAGTAATCCTGCAAACAGGGCAAG GTCTTGCAGATCATAATAATTACCATGAGTTTTGCCGTCTTCTTGGTCGGTTCAGAGTGAATTACCAG TTGTCAGAGCTAGTTAATGTGGAAGGTTATAGCGATTGGATACGTTTGGTTGCAGAGTTCACTCTTAAATCTTTGCAGTCATGGCAG TGGGCCAGCAACAGTGTCTACTACCTGTTAGGGTTGTGGTCTAGATTGGTGGCTTCTGTTCCATATTTGAAGGGTGATGCACCAAGCTTACTCGGTGAATATGTTCCTAAGATTACTGAAAGTTTCATCACATCAAGATTCAATTCCGTGCAG GCTGGATTACCTGATGATCTTGAGAACCCCTTAGACAATGCTGAACTTCTTCAGGATCAATTAGATTGCCTTCCAAATCTATGCAGATTTCAG TATGAAAGCAGtagtttatttataataaacataACGGAGCCTGTCCTGCAAATATACACG GAAAGGGCAAGATTACAGATTAGTGATAGCAATGACCTCTCTGTGATTGAAGACAAGCTTGCTTGGATTGTTCATATTGCTGCAGCAATTCTCAAGACAAAACAATGTAATGGTTGCAG TGTGGAATCTCAGGAAGTGCTAGATGCCGAAATTGCAGCTCGAGTTCTGCAGTTGATTAATGTAACTGACAGTGGAGTGCACAGTCAG AGGTATGGTGAAGTAAGCAAACAAAGACTTGATAGGGCAATACTTATTTTTTTTCAGCATTTCCGAAAatcttatataggagatcaagcAATTCATTCTTCCAAG TTATATGCCCGGCTATCAGAGCTTCTTGGCCTACACGATCATCTATTACTGTTGAATATGATTGTTGGCAAGATAGCAACTAACCTGAAGTGTTACATTGAG AGTGAAGAGGTCATTGATCACACTTTAAGTTTGTTCTTGGAGCTTGCAACTGG CTTCATGACTGGGAAGCTACTTATGAAGTTGGATACAGTGAAGTTTATCATTGCCAATCATACG AGGGAACATTTTCCATTTTTGGATGCAAAGAAGTGCTCCCGCAGCAGAACGATTTTCTATTACACAATTGGCTGGTTGATATTCATGGAGGATTGTCCTGTTAAATTTAAATCTTCAATGGATCCACTCCAGCAG GTTTTCCTCAATTTGGAATCAACTCCCGATTCAGTGTTTCGAACAGATGCCGTTAAATATGCACTTGTTGGTTTGATGAGAGACCTTAGAGGAATTGCAATGTCCACAAATAG CCGCCGAACTTATGGCTTTTTATTTGACTGGTTGTATCCCGCACACATGCCTCTAATCTTAAAAGGAATCTCACATTGGACTGACACCCCAGAG GTTACGACCCCATTGTTGAAGTTCATGGCTGAGTTTGTGCTAAATAAATCTCAACGTTTGACATTTGACTCGTCTTCTCCAAATGGGATACTTCTCTTCAGAGAAGTCAGCAAACTGATTGTCGCCTATGGATCTAGAATTTTGACTTTTCCAAATGCTGCGGATGTATATACATACAAGTACAAAGGAATATGGATATGTTTAACAATACTATCAAGAG CCCTTTCAGGAAACTATGTCAACTTTGGTGTGTTTGAGTTATACGGTGACAGAGCTCTATCCGATGCACTTGATGCTGCTCTAAAGATGACACTGTCAATTCCCATGTCTGATATATTGGCTTATCGAAAG CTAACAAAGGCTTATTTTGCATTCTTGGAGGTTTTGTTCTACAGCCACCTCACTTTCATCTTGAGCTTGGACACAAACACCTTTGTGCATTTAGTTGGCTCCCTCGAATCTGGTCTAAAAGGCTTGGATACAAGTATATCATCACAG TGTGCATCTGCTGTTGATAACTTGGTTGCTTTCTATTTTAACAACATCAAATTGGGAGAGAATCCAAATTTACCTGCATCGGTCAATCTTGCTCGTCATATTGCAGAGTGTCCCACTCTCTTCCCAGAA ATTTTGAAGACTCTGTTTGAGATCTTATTGTTTGAAGACTGTAGCAACCAATGGAGCCTGAGCAGGCCAATGTTAAGCTTGATACTCATTAATGAGAAG ACATTCTCTGATTTGAAAGCTCAAATCTTGTCATCACAG CCAATAAATCGTCAAAAGCAGCTCTCTCTATGTTTTGATAAACTTATGGCAGACATAACTGAAAAATTAGACTCAAAAAACAGGGATAGGTTTACTCAAAACCTCACCATATTTCGGCATGACTTCCGTGCcaaataa
- the LOC131660494 gene encoding uncharacterized protein LOC131660494 isoform X1 — MEEATVSSPSREKEKDNGTITNSTRQSLKSDSQFNNYQLWKQKLRDNCFKRVRQDRTRLLWKCRLSSSPPASPSQNLHQDQLDIEFRDIVSNEFHKIINRDNDDEDDDLLWDDQSPHTTYEGDDCQEILLEMQRIFYEDLEQQETAVDTWEDEVDDYLARAVYEHMDLNADNTCRKEIWCPVCKNGELKDTHNLIYCTRCKLQLTKAEELTLDFLRDRLAEVHMEHLDRGCKLKPRFCIKTKFNLTALYIMCEGCQTFEIVI; from the exons ATGGAGGAAGCCACCGTGTCGTCACCATCACGCGAGAAGGAGAAAGATAACGGAACAATCACCAATTCGACGCGCCAATCTTTAAAATCCGATTCTCAATTCAACAATTACCAactctggaaacaaaag TtaagggataattgcttcaaaaGAGTGCGACAAGACAGAACCCGCTTGCTCTGGAAATGTAGGCTCTCCTCCTCGCCACCAGCCTCTCCATCACAAAATCTTCATCAG GATCAGTTGGACATTGAATTCCGCGATATTGTATCCAATGAATTCCATAAAATTATCAATCGCGATAATGACGATGAGGATGATGATCTGTTATGGGACGATCAAAGTCCTCATACCACGTACGAAGGTGATGATTGCCAAGAGATATTGCTTGAAATGCAAAGGATATTTTATGAAGACCTCGAACAACAAG AAACCGCAGTTGATACTTGGGAAGATGAAGTGGATGATTACTTGGCTCGTGCAGTTTATGAGCATATGGATCTAAATGCAGATAAT ACATGTAGAAAAGAGATTTGGTGCCCTGTTTGTAAGAATGGAGAGCTTAAAGACACTCATAATCTCATATATTGCACTCGTTGTAAACTTCAACTTACCAAAGCTGAAGAG CTTACTTTGGACTTTTTGCGAGACCGGCTTGCTGAAGTCCATATGGAGCATCTTGACAGAGGTTGCAAATTAAAGCCCAGATTTTGTATAAAGACAAAATTTAATTTAACTGCGTTATACATTATGTGTGAAGGTTGTCAAACATTTGAGATTGTAATTTAA
- the LOC131660493 gene encoding glutamate-1-semialdehyde 2,1-aminomutase, chloroplastic: protein MAASGIAGAGLTLLNCFSSTASSSSSTRCRTRTLTMAVSTDHKPKTTEKLTLRKSEEAFAAAKELMPGGVNSPVRAFKSVGGQPIIIDSVKGSRMWDIDGNEYIDYVGSWGPAIIGHADDQVLAALSETMKKGTSFGAPCLLENTLAEMVIAAVPSIEMVRFVNSGTEACMGALRLARAFTGKEKIIKFEGCYHGHADPFLVKAGSGVATLGLPDSPGVPKAATNETLTAPYNDIAAVEKIFEDNKGDIAVVFLEPVVGNAGFITPKPDFLSALRKITKENNALLVFDEVMTGFRLSYGGAQEYFGITPDITTLGKIIGGGLPVGAYGGRRDIMETVAPAGPMYQAGTLSGNPLAMTAGIQTLKRIKEAGTYEYLDNITGELVQGIVEAGKKAGHAMCGGHINGMFGFFFTEGPVYNFTDAKKSDTEKFAKFFWGMLAEGVYLAPSQFEAGFTSLAHTSDDIKKTIAAAERVFREI, encoded by the exons ATGGCTGCTTCGGGTATCGCTGGAGCAGGACTTACCCTTCTCAACTGCTTCTCCTCCaccgcttcttcttcttcttccactcGATGCCGAACTCGTACTCTTACCATGGCTGTTTCCACCGATCACAAGCCCAAAACCACCGAAAAACTCACTCTCCGCAAGTCCGAGGAAGCTTTCGCCGCTGCAAAG GAATTGATGCCTGGAGGAGTTAACTCCCCCGTTCGTGCCTTCAAATCAGTTGGTGGACAACCCATCATCATTGACTCTGTTAAAGGCTCTCGGATGTGGGACATTGATGGTAACGAATATATTGACTACGTTGGTTCTTGGGGTCCTGCAATTATCGGTCACGCCGATGATCag GTGCTTGCGGCTCTGTCTGAAACAATGAAGAAAGGAACTAGTTTTGGTGCACCTTGTCTTTTGGAGAACACGCTAGCGGAGATGGTTATCGCTGCCGTTCCCAGCATTGAAATGGTGAGATTTGTGAATTCAGGGACAGAAGCATGCATGGGCGCGCTTCGTCTGGCCCGTGCTTTTACTGGAAAGGAAAAGATCATCAAGTTTGAGGGATGTTATCACGGCCACGCTGATCCTTTTCTGGTTAAGGCTGGCAGTGGAGTTGCCACCCTCGGACTTCCTGATTCACCCGGTGTTCCTAAAGCTGCTACCAATGAAACACTTACGGCACCCTATAATGATATTGCTGCTGTTGAGAAGATCTTTGAGGACAACAAAGGAGATATAGCTGTTGTTTTTCTTGAACCTGTTGTTGGAAATGCTGGGTTCATTACACCGAAACCTGATTTCCTTAGTGCCTTGCGCAAAATTACTAAGGAAAATAATGCCCTTCTTGTGTTTGATGAAGTTATGACTGGATTCCGGTTGTCTTATGGAGGTGCTCAAGAATATTTTGGCATAACTCCTGATATAACTACTCTGGGGAAGATCATTGGAGGGGGTTTGCCTGTAGGTGCATATGGAGGTAGGAGGGATATTATGGAGACGGTTGCTCCGGCTGGACCTATGTACCAGGCTGGGACATTGAGTGGGAATCCTTTAGCCATGACTGCAGGCATACAGACTCTGAAGCGTATTAAGGAGGCAGGAACATACGAATACTTGGACAACATTACAGGTGAACTTGTTCAAGGAATTGTTGAAGCTGGGAAGAAGGCGGGGCATGCAATGTGTGGTGGGCATATAAATGGGATGTTTGGGTTTTTCTTTACAGAAGGACCCGTGTACAATTTTACAGATGCAAAAAAGAGTGACACTGAGAAGTTTGCTAAGTTTTTCTGGGGTATGTTAGCAGAAGGTGTTTATTTGGCACCTTCACAGTTTGAGGCTGGGTTCACTAGTTTGGCGCATACTTCTGATGACATCAAGAAGACTATTGCGGCTGCTGAGAGGGTCTTCAGGGAGATCTGA
- the LOC131660492 gene encoding uncharacterized protein LOC131660492 isoform X1, translating into MELAQLEALCERLYNSQDSVERAHAENTLKCFSMNTEYISQCQYILDHALTPYALMLASSSLLKQVTEHSLDLKLRLDIWTYLINYLGTRGPELQPFVTASLIQLLCRVTKFGWFDDDRFRDLVKESMNFLSQATPGHYAIGLRILNQLISEMNQANAGLPATKHRRVACSFRDQSLFQIFQISLTSLSQLKNDAISQLQELALSLSLKCLSFDFVGTSVDESSDEFGTVQIPSPWKSVLEDSSTLQLFFDHYAITKPPLSKEALECLVRLASVRRSLFTNDATRSKFLAHLMTGTKVILQTGQGLADHNNYHEFCRLLGRFRVNYQLSELVNVEGYSDWIRLVAEFTLKSLQSWQWASNSVYYLLGLWSRLVASVPYLKGDAPSLLGEYVPKITESFITSRFNSVQAGLPDDLENPLDNAELLQDQLDCLPNLCRFQYESSSLFIINITEPVLQIYTERARLQISDSNDLSVIEDKLAWIVHIAAAILKTKQCNGCSVESQEVLDAEIAARVLQLINVTDSGVHSQRYGEVSKQRLDRAILIFFQHFRKSYIGDQAIHSSKQLYARLSELLGLHDHLLLLNMIVGKIATNLKCYIESEEVIDHTLSLFLELATGFMTGKLLMKLDTVKFIIANHTREHFPFLDAKKCSRSRTIFYYTIGWLIFMEDCPVKFKSSMDPLQQVFLNLESTPDSVFRTDAVKYALVGLMRDLRGIAMSTNSRRTYGFLFDWLYPAHMPLILKGISHWTDTPEVTTPLLKFMAEFVLNKSQRLTFDSSSPNGILLFREVSKLIVAYGSRILTFPNAADVYTYKYKGIWICLTILSRALSGNYVNFGVFELYGDRALSDALDAALKMTLSIPMSDILAYRKLTKAYFAFLEVLFYSHLTFILSLDTNTFVHLVGSLESGLKGLDTSISSQCASAVDNLVAFYFNNIKLGENPNLPASVNLARHIAECPTLFPEILKTLFEILLFEDCSNQWSLSRPMLSLILINEKTFSDLKAQILSSQPINRQKQLSLCFDKLMADITEKLDSKNRDRFTQNLTIFRHDFRAK; encoded by the exons AGAGGACCTGAGTTACAGCCGTTTGTGACTGCTTCTCTGATCCAACTTTTGTGTCGAGTAACGAAATTCGGATGGTTTGATGATGATAGATTTCGGGACTTGGTCAAAGAATCAATGAACTTCTTGAGTCAG GCAACACCGGGTCATTATGCCATTGGTTTGAGGATATTGAATCAGCTTATTTCTGAGATGAATCAG GCTAATGCTGGGTTACCTGCAACAAAGCATCGAAGAGTAGCTTGCTCCTTCAGGGATCAATCTCTTTTTCAAATATTTCAGATATCTCTAACATCATTGAGTCAGTTGAAGAATGATG CAATCAGTCAGTTGCAAGAATTGGCACTTTCTCTCTCTTTGAAATGTTTATCATTTGATTTTGTGGGGACATCTGTGGATGAAAGTTCCGATGAGTTTGGCACAGTTCAG ATTCCATCACCCTGGAAATCAGTCTTGGAGGATTCTTCAACGTTACAACTATTTTTTGATCACTATGCCATTACAAAGCCTCCTCTTTCGAAGGAG GCACTGGAGTGCTTAGTGCGACTAGCGTCTGTAAGACGTTCTTTGTTTACAAATGATGCTACCCGGTCCAAGTTTTTGGCCCATTTAATGACAGGAACCAAAGTAATCCTGCAAACAGGGCAAG GTCTTGCAGATCATAATAATTACCATGAGTTTTGCCGTCTTCTTGGTCGGTTCAGAGTGAATTACCAG TTGTCAGAGCTAGTTAATGTGGAAGGTTATAGCGATTGGATACGTTTGGTTGCAGAGTTCACTCTTAAATCTTTGCAGTCATGGCAG TGGGCCAGCAACAGTGTCTACTACCTGTTAGGGTTGTGGTCTAGATTGGTGGCTTCTGTTCCATATTTGAAGGGTGATGCACCAAGCTTACTCGGTGAATATGTTCCTAAGATTACTGAAAGTTTCATCACATCAAGATTCAATTCCGTGCAG GCTGGATTACCTGATGATCTTGAGAACCCCTTAGACAATGCTGAACTTCTTCAGGATCAATTAGATTGCCTTCCAAATCTATGCAGATTTCAG TATGAAAGCAGtagtttatttataataaacataACGGAGCCTGTCCTGCAAATATACACG GAAAGGGCAAGATTACAGATTAGTGATAGCAATGACCTCTCTGTGATTGAAGACAAGCTTGCTTGGATTGTTCATATTGCTGCAGCAATTCTCAAGACAAAACAATGTAATGGTTGCAG TGTGGAATCTCAGGAAGTGCTAGATGCCGAAATTGCAGCTCGAGTTCTGCAGTTGATTAATGTAACTGACAGTGGAGTGCACAGTCAG AGGTATGGTGAAGTAAGCAAACAAAGACTTGATAGGGCAATACTTATTTTTTTTCAGCATTTCCGAAAatcttatataggagatcaagcAATTCATTCTTCCAAG CAGTTATATGCCCGGCTATCAGAGCTTCTTGGCCTACACGATCATCTATTACTGTTGAATATGATTGTTGGCAAGATAGCAACTAACCTGAAGTGTTACATTGAG AGTGAAGAGGTCATTGATCACACTTTAAGTTTGTTCTTGGAGCTTGCAACTGG CTTCATGACTGGGAAGCTACTTATGAAGTTGGATACAGTGAAGTTTATCATTGCCAATCATACG AGGGAACATTTTCCATTTTTGGATGCAAAGAAGTGCTCCCGCAGCAGAACGATTTTCTATTACACAATTGGCTGGTTGATATTCATGGAGGATTGTCCTGTTAAATTTAAATCTTCAATGGATCCACTCCAGCAG GTTTTCCTCAATTTGGAATCAACTCCCGATTCAGTGTTTCGAACAGATGCCGTTAAATATGCACTTGTTGGTTTGATGAGAGACCTTAGAGGAATTGCAATGTCCACAAATAG CCGCCGAACTTATGGCTTTTTATTTGACTGGTTGTATCCCGCACACATGCCTCTAATCTTAAAAGGAATCTCACATTGGACTGACACCCCAGAG GTTACGACCCCATTGTTGAAGTTCATGGCTGAGTTTGTGCTAAATAAATCTCAACGTTTGACATTTGACTCGTCTTCTCCAAATGGGATACTTCTCTTCAGAGAAGTCAGCAAACTGATTGTCGCCTATGGATCTAGAATTTTGACTTTTCCAAATGCTGCGGATGTATATACATACAAGTACAAAGGAATATGGATATGTTTAACAATACTATCAAGAG CCCTTTCAGGAAACTATGTCAACTTTGGTGTGTTTGAGTTATACGGTGACAGAGCTCTATCCGATGCACTTGATGCTGCTCTAAAGATGACACTGTCAATTCCCATGTCTGATATATTGGCTTATCGAAAG CTAACAAAGGCTTATTTTGCATTCTTGGAGGTTTTGTTCTACAGCCACCTCACTTTCATCTTGAGCTTGGACACAAACACCTTTGTGCATTTAGTTGGCTCCCTCGAATCTGGTCTAAAAGGCTTGGATACAAGTATATCATCACAG TGTGCATCTGCTGTTGATAACTTGGTTGCTTTCTATTTTAACAACATCAAATTGGGAGAGAATCCAAATTTACCTGCATCGGTCAATCTTGCTCGTCATATTGCAGAGTGTCCCACTCTCTTCCCAGAA ATTTTGAAGACTCTGTTTGAGATCTTATTGTTTGAAGACTGTAGCAACCAATGGAGCCTGAGCAGGCCAATGTTAAGCTTGATACTCATTAATGAGAAG ACATTCTCTGATTTGAAAGCTCAAATCTTGTCATCACAG CCAATAAATCGTCAAAAGCAGCTCTCTCTATGTTTTGATAAACTTATGGCAGACATAACTGAAAAATTAGACTCAAAAAACAGGGATAGGTTTACTCAAAACCTCACCATATTTCGGCATGACTTCCGTGCcaaataa